From Cryptococcus neoformans var. neoformans B-3501A chromosome 6, whole genome shotgun sequence, the proteins below share one genomic window:
- a CDS encoding hypothetical protein (Match to EST gb|CF192872.1|CF192872; HMMPfam hit to Fungal_trans, Fungal specific transcription factor domain, score: 59.9, E(): 6.7e-15), translated as MDSNPPTMRRGSIIGGGGNVGGSEDWRSNKDSPTSPFQSTKSNHRRSRSPSRRAHSIGEYQRPPRYLYDSPAPPRDNPFSYNLSSSSLSHSGNPSIPPQTQAQAQALHQLPSQSHLHSHPHSQTQLHLPPISSFSTSTSAGTTIPVGSPVEHSHGTLVLGKSGRSRYLGPTAGTEWLKNQEVGGIGMETPSNSRSPVDTTNPGNGSPAGGRGEKGGEEGVYHGRESGGAYEDPLYSFPFNESGEVSTVEALFARLPPRADAETHDPAPRRTFQPIFDRVYASLLHPRPENSVHLQQLALVYMLLAMGTVHNIELPPHDESAEEYLTLAQAAMTKGNFMNHATIAGLQTLVTMAHYYLETESGRNGDSAWPLWGLAMSLVVAMGLHRDGARWNLPDDVVQERRQVFWECHTIEVFQANCFSRPNTLVPRYIDTAFPSPNSAEVAMGGKGWPTLKFELCQISSQVLDAGMTVHFQSYDSIQKLYGQLCEFELNVPYDLRCRSALLALPSVYPDPEMARKNSPEISRHNLHRTLQQFTLSLNISENILFLQRPYFVMAMHDEPADPTRSVYGHSYLAVVERCNVIIQVVSDLYKLHPTIISRQWFFWYHLFTAAVCLGTLILKNPQSALATFALSQIEQAINVYSVLIKQNNSPSMVQNHDWLLRLRQRGAKKIAQAAGMGGTNLPLGVGPGGGGGDGDTGGQEEEDRELLGWKTRLIERAGSGVHTAVNISSSNPASSVPHRTPSPGSLTQNGGGNSGMTPAMHLLQQHFVPPFQTPPVSGMLGTTAQTLGMDNSTDLLLHQFWDPMMMADSTNMTQNANWWSWDFGGLAENGTPIAGGAAGSQTQPQATP; from the exons ATGGATTCCAATCCTCCCACCATGCGCCGCGGTTCCATCataggaggaggaggaaatgtTGGCGGCAGCGAGGACTGGCGATCAAACAAAGATTCGCCGACGTCTCCCTTTCAATCTACCAAGTCTAATCATCGACGAAGTCGGTCGCCGTCCCGCCGAGCTCATTCGATAGGTGAGTACCAGCGGCCTCCGCGGTATCTGTACGACTCGCCTGCTCCACCTCGTGACAACCCCTTTTCCTACAACCTATCTTCATCGAGCCTTAGCCATAGCGGTAACCCTTCTATCCCTCCTCAAAcccaagcccaagcccAGGCCCTTCATCAACTCCCATCCCAGTCCCATCTgcattctcatcctcattccCAAACGCAACTTCATCTCCcccccatctcctcattcagcacctccacctccgccGGCACAACCATCCCTGTCGGATCTCCTGTGGAACACTCTCATGGTACCCTCGTCCTCGGCAAATCCGGTCGTTCCCGGTACTTGGGTCCCACAGCCGGCACTGAATGGCTTAAAAACCAAGAAGTCGGTGGGATCGGTATGGAGACACCTTCGAACTCTCGTTCACCTGTGGATACTACCAATCCTGGGAATGGAAGTCCtgcaggaggaagaggggaaaaggggggagaggaaggtgtTTAtcatggaagagaaagtggaggagCATACGAAGACCCACTATACTCCTTTCCATTTAACGAATCTGGAGAAGTATCGACGGTGGAAGCATTGTTTGCGCGATTACCCCCAAGAGCAGATGCAGAGAC CCACGACCCCGCTCCCCGCCGGACCTTCCAACCAATCTTCGACCGCGTCTACGCCTCTCTGCTCCATCCCCGTCCCGAAAATAGCGTCCACCTCCAACAACTTGCTCTCGTGTACATGCTTCTTGCGATGGGTACCGTCCACAACATAGAATTACCCCCCCACGATGAGAGTGCGGAAGAGTACTTGACTTTGGCGCAAGCGGCTATGACGAAAGGGAATTTTATGAACCATGCGACAATTGCGGGGTTGCAGACTTTG GTAACGATGGCTCACTATTACCTCGAAACGGAGAGCGGACGAAACGGGGATTCCGCGTGGCCATTATGGGGTCTAGCGATGAGTCTTGTCGTCGCT ATGGGATTACATCGAGATGGAGCGAGATGGAATTTGCCAGATGATGTTGTTCAAGAAAGGCG CCAAGTATTTTGGGAATGCCACACCATCGAAGTCTTTCAAGCCAACTGTTTTTCTCGACCCAACACCCTCGTCCCGCGCTACATTGACACcgccttcccttcccccaACTCCGCCGAAGTCGCCATGGGTGGCAAAGGTTGGCCCACTCTCAAATTCGAGCTCTGCCAAATTTCATCTCAGGTTCTTGATGCGGGTATGACCGTTCATTTTCAATCCTACGATTCTATCCAGAAACTTTACGGCCAACTATGTGAATTCGAGTTGAACGTCCCTTACGACCTCCGATGTCGTTCTGCCCTCTTGGCGTTACCGTCAGTATACCCTGACCCGgagatggcaaggaaaaaTAGTCCAGAGATAAGCCGGCACAATCTCCATAGGACATTGCAACAGTTCACGCTCTCGTTGAATATATCGGAGAATATACTGTTCTTACAAAGACCGTATTTTGTGATGGCGATGCATGATGAGCCAGCAGATCCGACGAGGTCAGTGTATGGCCATTCGTATCTTGCTGTCGTAGAAAGGTGCAAC GTCATCATCCAAGTCGTCTCCGACTTGTACAAACTCCACcccaccatcatctcccgTCAGTGGTTCTTCTGGTACCATCTCTTCACCGCCGCCGTTTGCTTGGGCACTCTTATTCTCAAAAATCCCCAATCTGCTCTTGCAACATTTGCCCTCTCCCAAATCGAACAAGCGATCAACGTTTATTCGGTACTGATCAAGCAGAATAACTCACCCTCGATGGTGCAGAATCATGATTGGTTACTGAGGCTTCGACAAAGGGGTGCCAAGAAGATTGCGCAGGCAGCTGGAATGGGAGGGACGAATCTGCCCCTGGGCGTTGGAcctggaggaggaggtggagatggggacACAggaggccaagaagaagaagatcgtGAACTCCTAGGCTGGAAAACCCGACTTATCGAACGCGCTGGCTCTGGCGTCCACACTGCCGTCaacatctcttcctccaaccCCGCCAGCTCAGTGCCACACCGTACACCCTCGCCTGGATCTTTGACGCAAAATGGCGGCGGTAATAGCGGGATGACCCCAGCTATGCACTTGCTTCAGCAACATTTTGTACCGCCTTTCCAAACTCCGCCTGTTAGTGGAATGTTGGGTACGACGGCGCAGACTCTGGGAATGGATAACTCGACGGATTTACTG CTACATCAATTTTGGGATccaatgatgatggcagaTTCCACAAACATGACC CAGAACGCAAATTGGTGGTCGTGGGATTTTGGAGGTCTAGCGGAGAACGGCACTCCCATAGCTGGAGGAGCTGCAGGATCGCAAACCCAACCTCAAGCAACTCCCTAA
- a CDS encoding hypothetical protein (HMMPfam hit to GFO_IDH_MocA, Oxidoreductase family, NAD-binding Rossmann fold, score: 66.0, E(): 1e-16), translating to MAPFTVNWGIISTGGISTTFAHDLLVDPASRNTKDVNHKIAAVGSRSVQSAQAFIDKLKESSEGKPWAWGVKNGVLDGVKPRGTYEEVYNDPDVTAIYVGTPHVLHHRNAKDALLAGKHVLLEKPACLEVEELDELIMIAKEKKLFFMEAVWTRFQPIAYAVEEVIKSGILGKPRRFSADFSMDWNLDADSGRMANPALGGGSLLDMSAYPSVWAMLLVHRNPFNTDKDPKVLLTHQTIYPRTGVDINSRWLVEWKGLCQGMLMTDLDNAGQKDSTAVLQCEEGDLVIAYPPYQPETFYIHPRPSRFPGTITSSTTHYHPLHDGNNGMSYEADEVARCIRDGKIESERMPWEESRVVQGWVDKVRKEGPTETAKLVGTAGQ from the exons ATGGCACCGTTCACTGTCAATTGGGGTATCATTTCCACCGGAGGCATCTCCACTACCTTCGCCCACGACCTTCTCGTCGACCCGGCCTCCCGTAATACTAAGGATGTAAACCACAAAATTGCTGCTGTCGGCTCCCGCTCCGTTCAATCCGCTCAAGCATTCAttgacaagctcaaggaaaGCTCCGAGGGGAAACCATGGGCTTGGGGAGTGAAGAATGGCGTTCTCGACGGTGTCAAGCCGAGGGGTACTTACGAGGAAGTCTACAATGATCCT GATGTCACAGCCATCTACGTAGGCACTCCCCACGTTCTCCACCATCGTAACGCGAAAGACGCTCTACTGGCTGGTAAACACGTCCTCCTCGAGAAGCCTGCTTGTCTCGAAGTCGAAGAGTTAGACGAGTTGATCATGAttgcaaaggagaagaagctttTCTTCATGGA AGCTGTGTGGACGCGGTTCCAGCCCATCGCTTACGCcgttgaagaagtgatCAAGTCCGGTATTCTCGGTAAACCCAGACGTTTTTCTGCCGATTTCTCCATGGACTGGAACTTGGACG CCGACTCTGGCCGTATGGCCAACCCAGCTCTCGGCGGCGGCTCGCTCCTCGACATGTCCGCCTACCCCTCTGTCTGGGCCATGCTCCTCGTCCACCGCAACCCTTTCAACACCGATAAGGACCCCAAGGTGCTCTTGACCCATCAAACTATTTACCCTCGCACTGGAGTGGACATCAACTCGAGGTGGTTGGTGGAATGGAAGGGGCTTTGCCAAGGAATGCTGATGACGGATTTGGATAATGCGGGACAGAAGGATTCGACCGCGGTTTTGCAGTGCGAGGAAGGGGATTTGGTTATTGCCT ACCCCCCTTACCAACCCGAGACATTCTACATCCACCCCCGTCCCTCCCGCTTCCCCGGTACCatcacctcttccaccactcaTTATCACCCCCTCCACGACGGGAACAATGGAATGTCATACGAAGCAGATGAGGTTGCGAGGTGTAtcagggatgggaagattgagagtGAGAGGATGCCATGGGAGGAGAGCAGGGTGGTGCAGGGGTGGGTTGATaaggtgaggaaggaagggccGACCGAGACTGCCAAGTTGGTGGGGACTGCTGGGCAATAG
- a CDS encoding hypothetical protein (HMMPfam hit to ABC_tran, ABC transporter, score: 175.5, E(): 1.1e-49): MMLPPLPLPLLFLALPSLIAAGPSASTDRLPPPHGDVPATPRARRNVPPASTVSYRRSAAAIRENAIRMMDSANARPDLAAKTVSHRSVARYPTAMNDSPGPKANYANAKTDGEGSTVTSVRTTEHAQHSDRAQQTSKRRTKMRRTKWFVTREVWPYRKTFRYRKIIDTIPDNKPPQVTFSCSANGPSSNSSFAPNTNPFSSFDDLLAGDTDAFGSCNFQFWVDRIESFHCELSGCSWESKGSFDTNQTNYQCEKIKCACIPGQFLCGEDGSVNIDDFLSEEVKGPGSFSCSAGRGCSFSEPAMNQLINDIFGDKSITLDCESGECLHYTQVPGYVVPEKPDNRSLVALSAAAAAVIFILACILFWYLGRTHRHPSGFGSIHLPSDEASKLMSDHVPATLHFNNLSYTLPSGKRVLSHITGTVRPGELLAIMGASGAGKSTLLDILARKAKTGKVEGDTYINSRPITDESTFRRVVGYVDQEDTLLPTLTVYETVLFSALLRLPREMSYDAKVYRTLETMNELGILGIKDARIGESGKRSISGGEKRRVSIACELVTGPSILFLDEPTSGLDSYNAQNVVQSLHTLAQRYKRTVIFTIHQPQSNIVALFDRLVLLAKGQMVYSGEARKVKTHFESVGYECPEGWNTADWLIDLTVDAAGEHRGGSRSGQSPSNGNDHGNGAATGLYTQRDDAGAGAAVLDPEAGFPTSPHAPFHLDGNDRGGSPGILGEIKTKAHKLLGAFTSPSSVPSSSSYPATPIESVTPSPRAMAFQGKDNTHIPRIPEKLASLVLASRASDDAKIVEAEISRIQHGETADGGYPHPNTTISTKEETGLMKGYQKAGLWDQFKLLSSRAFKNLYRNPLLMATHYAVAVIAALLCGFFFYQVTNDIPGFQNRLGLFLFILSLFGFSCLSSLGIFANERLLFMRERSNGYYSPITYFLAKLLFDIIPLRVIPPFILGSIVYGLAGLNAEVSAFWKFIMILVLFNLTASSIVLFLSVAISDLGVANLLGSLVMLYNLLFAGLLMNYDRVPDGLKWMLTTSFFHAGYEALLVNELRYLQLVERKFGLDIQVPSATILSSFGFHAQAFWWPDTALMGIVFGIFTVLSYLVLQFWVKERR, from the exons ATGATGCTGCCGCCCCTGCCGCTtcccctccttttccttgccctccCCTCGCTCATCGCCGCCGGCCCCTCCGCCAGCACGGACCGCTT GCCGCCCCCCCACGGCGACGTCCCGGCGACCCCTCGCGCCCGCCGGAATGTCCCCCCTGCTTCAACTGTCTCCTACCGGCGTTCAGCTGCGGCAATTCGGGAGAATGCAATCCGTATGATGGACAGTGCAAATGCCCGCCCGGATTTGGCGGCCAAGACTGTCTCACACCGC TCTGTGGCGCGTTATCCGACGGCGATGAACGATTCCCCCGGCCCAAAGGCGAATTATGCGAATGCAAAGACGGATGGGGAGGGATCAACTGTAACG TCTGTAAGGACGACCGAGCATGCGCAGCATTCCGACCGCGCTCAACAGACATCAAAGAGAcggacgaagatgaggagaacgAAATGGTTTGTTACAAGAGAGGTTTGGCCGTATCGCAAAACTTTCAGAT ATCGAAAAATCATTGATACGATCCCCGACAACAAGCCTCCTCAAGTAACATTCTCCTGCTCGGCCAACGgaccttcttccaactcttccttcgcccCGAACACCaatcccttttcctctttcgacGACCTCCTCGCAGGCGACACCGATGCTTTCGGCTCTTGCAATTTCCAGTTCTGGGTCGACCGTATCGAAAGTTTCCACTGTGAACTTTCTGGATGTAGCTGGGAGAGTAAAGGGAGTTTTGATACCAACCAAACGAACTATCAATGTGAAAAGATTAAATGTGCCTGTATCCCTGGACAATTCTTATGTGGCGAGGACGGTAGCGTCA ACATCGACGACTTTCTCAGCGAGGAAGTCAAAGGCCCCGGCTCATTCTCCTGTTCCGCCGGCCGAGgctgctccttctccgaACCGGCCATGAACCAGCTCATCAACGACATTTTCGGCGACAAATCCATCACACTCGACTGTGAAAGTGGAGAATGTTTACACTATACGCAAGTACCAGGCTATGTCGTTCCTGAAAAGCCGGATAACCGATCTTTGGTCGCTTTGAGTGCAGCGGCTGCTGCTGTGATTTTCATCTTGGCCTGTATCT tatTTTGGTATCTCGGAAGAACCCACCGCCACCCTTCCGGCTTCGGATCCATCCACCTCCCATCCGACGAAGCTTCCAAACTCATGTCGGACCACGTCCCCGCCACTCTCCACTTCAACAACCTCTCCTACACTCTGCCTTCTGGCAAACGCGTCCTTTCGCATATCACCGGTACAGTCCGCCCCGGCGAACTTTTAGCCATCATGGGCGCCTCTGGCGCCGGAAAATCCACCCTACTCGACATTCTCGCGCGTAAAGCCAAGACGGGCAAGGTCGAAGGCGACACATACATCAACAGCCGACCCATCACGGACGAATCCACCTTTCGCCGTGTCGTCGGCTACGTCGACCAGGAAGacaccctcctccccacctTGACCGTGTACGAAAccgtcctcttctccgccctcctccgtctcccGCGCGAAATGTCGTACGACGCCAAAGTCTACCGCACCCTCGAAACCATGAACGAGCTCGGGATCCTCGGCATCAAGGACGCGCGGATCGGCGAATctgggaaaagaagcatCTCGGGCGGCGAGAAACGGCGGGTGTCGATCGCGTGCGAGTTGGTCACCGGGCCCTCCATCTTATTCCTCGACGAACCCACTTCCGGGCTCGACTCGTACAACGCCCAAAACGTCGTTCAATCCCTGCACACACTCGCCCAACGGTACAAACGTACCGTCATCTTTACCATCCACCAACCCCAATCGAACATCGTCGCCCTCTTTGACCgtctcgtcctcctcgcaAAGGGACAGATGGTATACTCGGGCGAAGCGAGGAAAGTGAAGACACATTTTGAATCGGTGGGATACGAGTGTCCGGAAGGGTGGAATACGGCGGATTGGTTGATTGATCTGACGGTGGACGCTGCCGGGGAACATCGTGGGGGTAGCCGCAGTGGCCAGTCCCCGTCCAACGGTAACGATCATGGGAATGGGGCCGCGACCGGTCTTTATACCCAGCGCGACGACGCCGGCGCCGGCGCCGCCGTACTAGACCCCGAAGCTGGCTTCCCCACCTCCCCGCATGCACCTTTCCACCTTGACGGTAACGATAGAGGAGGATCTCCCGGTATACTCGGCGAAATCAAAACCAAAGCGCATAAACTCCTCGGCGCATTCacatccccttcctccgtcccttcctcctcctcctacCCCGCCACACCCATTGAGTCAGTcaccccttctcctcgcGCGATGGCTTTCCAAGGTAAAGATAACACCCACATCCCCCGCATTCCTGAAAAACTCGCTTCCCTCGTCCTCGCTTCAAGGGCGAGTGATGATGCCAAGATTGTAGAAGCTGAAATTTCGAGGATCCAGCATGGAGAGACTGCTGATGGCGGGTATCCACATCCCAATACCACGATCAGCACCA aggaagaaaccGGGTTGATGAAGGGGTACCAAAAAGCGGGATTATGGGATCAATTCAAGCTGTTGAGCAGTCGAGCGTTCAAGAACCTTTACAG AAATCCCTTGCTTATGGCCACGCATTATGCCGTGGCTGTCATCGCCGCGTTACTATGTGGATTCTTTTTCTATCAAGTCACCAATGACATTCCCGGCTTCCA AAATCGACTTGGATTGTTCTtgttcatcctctccttgtTCGGCTTTTCGTGTCTCAGTTCTCTTGGGATCTTTGCGAATGAGAGATTGTTATTCATGCGGGAGAG ATCCAACGGCTACTACTCTCCCATCACCTACTTTCTCGCCAAACTCCTATTCGACATCATCCCCCTCCGCGTCATTCCgcccttcatcctcggtTCCATCGTCTATGGTTTGGCGGGTCTGAACGCTGAAGTGTCGGCGTTCTGGAAGTTTATCATGATTCTGGTGCTTTTCAACTTGACAGCGTCGAGTATCGTATTGTTTTTGAGTGTGGCGATTTCGGATTTAGGGGTGGCCAATCTGTTGGGGAGCTTGGTCATGCTTTACAA CCTACTCTTTGCTGGCCTTCTCATGAACTATGACCGAGTGCCGGATGGCTTAAAGTGGATGCTCACtacttccttcttccacgCTGGCTATGAAGCGCTTCTGGTGAACGAGCTGAGGTACCTCCAGTTGGTGGAGAGAAAGTTTGGCTTGGATATTCAAGTACCTAGTGCGACGA TCCTCTCATCATTCGGTTTCCACGCGCAAGCATTTTGGTGGCCTGATACGGCGTTGATGGGGATTGTGTTTGGGATTTTTACAGTGTTGAGCTATCTTGTTTTGCAGTTCTGGGTCAAAGAGCGACGATGA
- a CDS encoding hypothetical protein (HMMPfam hit to GFO_IDH_MocA, Oxidoreductase family, NAD-binding Rossmann fold, score: 144.7, E(): 2e-40): MTVSAATTIPSKKLRIALLGCGRMGQRHAVNLHKLVTRAEVVAVADPSPVAAKWVEENLPGVAYYSTPDSIFSLPNIDAVVISTITSTHASLTIQAIERGIHVLLEKPISVDVEDSRPVVEAARKRKDVKVMIGFVRRFDTALNQLHTHLKSSALSSHSQPFLLKSTSCDPHDSTGFFISYAKASGGIFMDCGIHDIDMSRWLLNVSSSGTKKQVARVLASGLLTLHPTLADQGDCDNALAIIEYTNNTSCTLHLSRTGMSGYESSVEVFGTGEKLLVDTPASNRVKISDASGRHVDSAPTYMDRYGEAFIHEAEAFVDCILNDLPPPTSAEDGFQAALIAKALTHSFQSGKPVLFGEDGEPILD; encoded by the exons ATGACAGTCTCTGCCGCCACTACCATCCCCAGCAAGAAGCTCCGCATCGCTCTCCTCGGCTGCGGCCGAATGGGTCAACGACATGCTGTGAAT CTCCACAAGCTTGTCACTCGAGCAGAAGTCGTCGCTGTCGCAGATCCTTCCCCCGTCGCTGCCAAATGGGTTGAGGAAAACCTCCCAGGAGTCGCATACTACTCCACCCCGGACTcgatcttctccttgcccaACATTGACGCAGTTGTTATCTCCACTATCACCTCTACCCATGCTTCGCTCACTATCCAAGCAATCGAGCGAGGAATTCACGTCTTGCTAGAGAAGCCGATCTCGGTCGACGTAGAAGATTCGAGACCTGTTGTAGAAGCTGctaggaagagaaaggatgtCAAAGTCATGATTGGGTTTGTCAGACGAT TTGACACCGCTCTGAACCAACTTCACACGCACCTCAAATCTTCtgccctctcctcccactcCCAGCCATTCCTTCTCAAGTCAACTAGCTGCGATCCACACGACTCTACaggcttcttcatctcgtACGCCAAAGCCTCTGGAGGAATCTTTATGGATTGCGGTATTCATGATATC GACATGTCCCGCTGGCTTCTCAACGTCTCCTCTTCAGGGACCAAGAAACAAGTTGCTCGCGTTCTCGCCTCTGGTCTTCTCACCCTCCACCCCACTCTCGCCGACCAAGGTGACTGCGACAACGCCCTCGCCATCATTGAGTACACCAACAACACGAGCTGCACACTCCACCTCAGTCGAACGGGGATGAGCGGTTACGAATCATCCGTCGAAGTGTTTGGTACAGGAGAGAAGCTTTTGGTAGAC ACCCCTGCATCAAACCGCGTGAAAATCTCAGACGCCTCAGGCCGACATGTTGATTCAGCTCCCACTTATATGGACAGGTATGGCGAAGCCTTCATCCACGAAGCGGAGGCATTTGTAGACTGCATTTTGAACGATTTGC CTCCCCCTACATCTGCAGAAGACGGTTTTCAAGCTGCTCTCATCGCCAAGGCTCTCACCCACTCTTTCCAATCCGGTAAACCCGTTTTGTTTGGCGAGGATGGCGAACCTATCTTGGATTAG